The Panicum virgatum strain AP13 chromosome 5K, P.virgatum_v5, whole genome shotgun sequence genome has a window encoding:
- the LOC120710256 gene encoding E3 ubiquitin-protein ligase RDUF1-like, translating to MPGTTNGMEASFWCYACSRLRRPGAQGEPVAGCTRCGTPAAALEGIVGVVDAGAFLHACHPEAGLRAPAPLPTVTVRGAGRDCAVCMEELMPGASAAVTPCGHVYHPHCVAPCLEARGTCPLCRAPVVGGAGDRDGLVACHLPGGQIGLGRRVAGRVYGVRILEEDGKLVRPRVLRCGFKGVRIRARLAIGL from the coding sequence ATGCCTGGCACCACCAACGGCATGGAGGCGTCCTTCTGGTGCTACGCATGCAGCCGCCTCCGTCGACCCGGCGCCCAGGGCGAGCCCGTCGCCGGCTGCACCCGCTGCGGCACCCCCGCCGCTGCGCTGGAGGGCATCGTCGGCGTCGTGGACGCCGGCGCGTTCTTGCACGCCTGCCACCCGGAGGCCGGTCTCCGCGCCCCCGCGCCCCTGCCCACCGTCACGGTCCGCGGCGCGGGGCGCGACTGCGCCGTGTGCATGGAGGAGCTGATGCCCGGCGCGAGCGCGGCCGTGACGCCGTGCGGGCACGTGTACCACCCGCACTGCGTCGCGCCGTGTCTCGAGGCCAGGGGCACCTGCCCGCTCTGCCGGGCGCccgtcgtcggcggcgccggcgaccgcgACGGCCTCGTCGCGTGCCATCTCCCTGGCGGCCAGATCGGCCTCGGCCGGCGTGTCGCCGGGCGCGTCTACGGGGTCAGGATCCTCGAAGAGGACGGGAAGCTCGTGCGGCCCCGCGTGCTGCGGTGCGGGTTCAAGGGGGTGCGCATCCGCGCCAGGTTGGCAATAGGACTGTAG
- the LOC120708633 gene encoding pumilio homolog 2-like: MSASAVALRAEMGGGCGEKELEDELDALLSSGAGGQRRRPVDAGERERERELSMFRSGSAPPTIEGSLNAISGLLRSDGEVAVTAAPIPDAEALNGHGGLLSEEELRADPAYLSYYYSHGNLNPRLPPPVLSKEDWRSTLRLKAGVVGGIGDRRKAGQEDAGHGTGISGGRSLFLKHPGSEQEDETRSDGGGAAEWVDGGGDGLIGLSLGRQRSFADMLQDNIGRRTPISEHPSRAASRNSFIDNQEPVNSAENQYSMHTDILDVHHPAGNLQNVSGLHSLNASTSQTFASILGSSVSRNATPDPHYVARIPSPGLPPVGVRITSNEKKLNCSSSPFNTVSSKAVGADDILSALSSLNLSKSGTSNGNNNISRSNFQRETSDQQKFSLDSQTAHVNNKQHPVMLETDDEYLGMPSMSQPSNSSFGDVNNGVAGLAELRNSTNTRLDGHLEMQRSSTLSSRSYQKSPSSSNGSQGGSPAQHQNFDAINSAFLNYGLTGYPLSPGLPSMMPPLFESAAAASAIASLGADSRNLGNSILSSPTLSLTDMHNLGRGGNQAPTGLQSPLSDPFYAQYMKATQYAAQGSGSYGDPSLERGYVGSSYANLNAVQKAYIEALLQQQKQYEVPLLGKSAVSNHGYYGNLPFGMGMAYPGSPLGSPVASPSGPGSPLRLGERNMRFPSNLRNLGGWNSDPSAYINENFPSSLLDEFKSNKARSFELAEIAGHVVEFSADQYGSRFIQQKLETATVEEKNMVFEEIMPHALSLMTDVFGNYVVQKFFEHGSAEQRRELADKLFGHVLALSLQMYGCRVIQKAIEVVDLDQKTKMVTELDGHIMKCVRDQNGNHVIQKCIECVPEDSIQFIISTFYGHVVPLSTHPYGCRVIQRVLEHCADPKTQQIVMDEILQAICMLAQDQYGNYVVQHVLEHGKPHERSIIIEKLAGQIIQMSQQKFASNVVEKCLTFGGPAEREVLINEMLGTTDENEPLQAMMKDQFGNYVVQKVLETCDDQQRELILSRVKVHLNALKKYTYGKHIVARVEKLVAAGERRIGLQSQNPS; the protein is encoded by the exons ATGAGCGCCAGCGCCGTGGCGTTGCGTGCGGAGATGGGCGGCGGCTGTGGGGAGAAAGAGCTGGAGGACGAGCTTGACGCGCTGCTTAGTTCCGGAGCCGGTGGTCAGAGGCGGCGCCCGGTGGACGCgggcgagagggagagggagcgggAACTCAGCATGTTCAGGAGCGGGTCGGCGCCGCCGACCATAGAGGGTTCCCTGAATGCCATCAGCGGCCTGCTCCGCAGCGACGGGGAGGTGGCAGTGACGGCTGCCCCGATTCCTGATGCTGAGGCGTTGAACGGGCATGGTGGGCTCCTCTCAGAGGAGGAGCTCCGAGCCGACCCAGCCTACCTGTCGTACTACTACTCTCACGGAAATCTGAACCCGCGGCTGCCACCGCCGGTCCTGTCCAAGGAAGATTGGCGGTCAACCCTGCGCCTGAAAGCTGGGGTGGTTGGGGGGATTGGGGACAGGAGGAAGGCGGGGCAAGAGGACGCGGGACATGGTACGGGGATTTCAGGGGGGAGGTCTCTGTTCTTAAAGCATCCTGGTTCTGAGCAGGAGGACGAAACCAGGAGTGACGGAGGTGGCGCTGCAGAGTGGGTTGATGGTGGAGGAGATGGGCTCATTGGTTTATCGCTTGGGCGTCAGCGTAGCTTTGCAGATATGCTGCAG GATAATATTGGCCGCAGAACACCTATTTCGGAGCACCCCTCCCGTGCAGCCAGTCGCAATTCTTTTATTGACAATCAAGAACCTGTGAACTCTGCTGAGAACCAATATTCTATGCATACTGATATTTTGGACGTGCATCATCCTGCTGGGAATCTGCAAAATGTCAGTGGTCTTCATAGCCTTAATGCATCCACATCTCAAACATTTGCATCTATTCTGGGTTCATCTGTTTCTAGAAATGCTACTCCAGATCCTCATTATGTTGCAAGGATTCCTAGCCCTGGCCTTCCACCTGTTGGTGTTAGGATTACTTCCAATGAGAAGAAACTGAATTGCTCCTCATCACCATTCAATACTGTATCTTCAAAAGCAGTTGGGGCTGATGATATTTTATCTGCATTATCAAGTTTGAACTTATCAAAAAGCGGTACTTCAAATGGCAATAACAATATCAGTCGATCAAATTTTCAGAGAGAGACAAGTGACCAGCAGAAATTTTCGCTCGACTCGCAAACTGCTCATGTCAATAATAAGCAGCACCCGGTGATGTTAGAAACTGACGATGAATATTTGGGTATGCCATCGATGTCACAACCATCCAATTCTTCATTTGGTGACGTTAATAACGGTGTGGCTGGTCTAGCAGAGTTAAGAAATAGTACCAACACAAGGTTAGATGGGCATTTGGAAATGCAAAGATCTTCTACTTTATCTTCTCGTTCATATCAGAAGTCTCCATCATCTTCTAATGGAAGCCAAGGTGGTTCTCCTGCTCAACATCAGAATTTTGATGCTATAAATTCAGCCTTTTTGAACTATGGGCTCACTGGATATCCACTCAGCCCAGGTTTGCCTTCTATGATGCCCCCTTTGTTTGaaagtgccgccgccgcctctgctatAGCTTCACTTGGTGCAGATTCAAGAAACCTTGGAAATAGTATTTTATCTTCACCTACATTGAGCCTAACTGATATGCATAACCTCGGTCGAGGTGGTAATCAAGCTCCCACAGGTCTTCAGTCTCCTCTTTCTGACCCGTTTTATGCGCAGTACATGAAGGCAACTCAGTATGCAGCACAGGGATCTGGCAGCTATGGTGATCCTTCTTTGGAAAGAGGTTATGTGGGTAGCTCATATGCTAATTTAAATGCAGTTCAAAAAGCTTATATTGAAGCTTTGCTTCAGCAGCAGAAACAATATGAAGTGCCACTTCTAGGCAAGTCAGCTGTTTCAAATCATGGGTACTATGGCAATTTACCTTTTGGCATGGGCATGGCGTACCCAGGAAGCCCATTGGGTAGTCCTGTCGCTTCTCCATCTGGTCCGGGCAGTCCACTTAGGCTTGGTGAGCGGAATATGAGGTTTCCGTCTAACTTAAGAAACTTGGGTGGCTGGAATTCTGATCCAAGTGCCTATATTAACGAGAACTTTCCATCCTCACTTTTGGATGAGTTTAAAAGTAATAAGGCCAGAAGTTTTGAGCTTGCTGAGATCGCGGGGCATGTGGTTGAGTTTAG TGCTGACCAATATGGAAGCCGTTtcatacagcaaaaacttgaaaCTGCAACAGTCGAGGAAAAGAACATGGTCTTTGAGGAGATCATGCCTCATGCACTATCATTGATGACTGATGTATTTGGAAATTATGTTGTACAGAAG TTTTTTGAGCATGGGAGTGCAGAGCAGCGGAGGGAGTTAGCTGATAAACTATTTGGACATGTATTAGCTCTCAGTCTTCAGATGTATGGATGCCGAGTTATCCAAAAG GCAATAGAGGTGGTTGATCTAGACCAGAAAACTAAGATGGTTACTGAGCTTGATGGTCATATCATGAAATGCGTACGCGATCAAAATGGAAACCATGTGATCCAGAAATGTATTGAATGTGTCCCAGAAGATTCTATTCAGTTTATAATATCGACATTCTATGGTCACGTTGTTCCATTATCCACCCACCCTTATGGCTGCAGAGTCATACAG AGAGTACTTGAACACTGTGCTGATCCAAAAACACAGCAAATTGTCATGGATGAGATATTGCAAGCTATATGCATGTTGGCACAGGATCAATATGGAAACTACGTTGTCCAG catgttttggagcatgGGAAGCCTCATGAGAGATCCATCATTATAGAAAAATTAGCTGGACAGATCATTCAGATGAGCCAACAGAAATTTGCCTCCAATGTTGTTGAAAAGTGTCTAACATTTGGCGGACCTGCAGAGCGAGAAGTTCTCATAAATGAAATGCTTGGAACCACTGATGAGAATGAGCCTCTacag GCCATGATGAAGGATCAGTTTGGTAACTATGTTGTACAGAAAGTACTTGAGACATGTGATGACCAGCAACGTGAGTTGATCCTGTCACGGGTGAAGGTCCACTTAAATGCCCTGAAGAAATATACATATGGGAAGCACATAGTTGCTCGTGTAGAAAAACTTGTTGCTGCTGGTG AGAGGAGGATTGGACTTCAATCGCAAAATCCTTCTTGA
- the LOC120708634 gene encoding transcription factor PCL1-like: MRAPCDPLRSRGLSGAAPTDHRDTVRNPSLLGRARPATAEYVMLSPRGGRPHDATAPAPAPSSSSSSPRHADGMGAGAGASGRVIEWEAGLPEASELTPVSHPLITPVLAAAFRINIAGGAFPAAAASPFDDSALAHDSPTSHLSFHCAEEEEDVEEEEGEWEAEDASSGSGACRGGKAGKKARMVWTPELHHRFVEAVAHLGDKGAVPKAIVRLMNVEGLTRENVASHLQKYRIYLKRTRSTPMRQPPPPSFLTAYASPFNPHPPSDASNQRGYCSFPSRDCEKLERDHALQAMGWKRAKDA, translated from the exons ATGCGCGCCCCGTGCGACCCGCTCCGCAGCCGAGGACTCAGCGGCGCCGCGCCCACGGATCACCGCGACACCGTCAGAAACCCGAGCCTCctcggccgcgcccgccccGCCACGGCGGAATATGTTATGTTATCCCCACGCGGCGGCAGGCCCCACGACGCcacggcgcccgcgcccgccccctcgtcttcctcctcgtcgccgcgccACGCTGACGGcatgggcgccggcgccggcgcgtccGGCCGCGTGATCGAGTGGGAGGCCGGCCTCCCCGAGGCCTCCGAGCTGACGCCGGTCTCGCACCCGCTCATCACCCcggtgctcgccgccgcgttccGGATCAACATCGCGGGCGGcgccttccccgccgccgccgcctcccccttcGACGACTCCGCCCTCGCGCACGACTCCCCCACCTCCCACCTGTCCTTCCActgcgccgaggaggaggaggacgtcgaggaggaggagggggagtggGAGGCCGAGGACGCCTCCTCCGGGAGCGGCGCGTGCCGGGGCGGGAAGGCCGGGAAGAAGGCTCGGATGGTGTGGACGCCGGAGCTCCACCACCGGTTCGTCGAGGCGGTGGCGCACCTCGGCGACAAGGGCGCCGTGCCCAAGGCCATCGTGCGCCTCATGAACGTCGAGGGCCTCACCCGCGAGAACGTCGCCAGCCACCTCCAGAAGTACCGCATCTACCTCAAGCGCACGCGTAGCACCCCCATgcggcagccgccgcctccgtcctTCCTGACGGCGTACGCTTCCCCCTTCAACCCCCACCCGCCTTCTGACGCCTCCAACCAGAGAGGTTACTGCTCGTTCCCCTCCCGCGACTGCGAGAAGCTCGAACGCGACCACGCA CTCCAGGCTATGGGATGGAAACGCGCCAAAGATGCGTAG
- the LOC120708635 gene encoding uncharacterized protein LOC120708635, whose product MVVQKPWLPIDLRLPAGPQASLGILAFEAAAAMSKLLSLHRSLSDQELSRLRSDAMRSPGVAYLNSTDQAFLLRLACAELVVSLDAAAAAVARLGLRCGLDFGGVYACLKSGAHDARLDLLVAKGLRVKAKKMERLVAATAKLCSEMEALDELESTERKINVRGWNRLSGPIPQNPQAAAAAAAAAAAAQQQQAGDPPGAESLRQELKTQRLKVKRLKEESLWNQSYEKAIGLMARAACAVFVRICAIFGPFVAGLPPPLPAATTDSVQTRLSKLLHPRSGKARASSGPITRRDGPSRVHPPMSNSCPIIGLRPSGQKSPTDWRKLLDAPPGTVGGAGLDQQYASVIVSAEELLRMEAEGRQEEAGAERAEMYEMLPAKLRAAVRSKLREWWRDPGPLDEGLAQGWKEAAERIMAWLGPMARDTARWQSERNMDRTRRFDGGPRVYALQTLQWADKEKAEAAIVEVLVALSCICWYEERRRGSVRHG is encoded by the coding sequence aTGGTTGTGCAGAAGCCGTGGCTGCCCATCGATCTGCGGCTGCCGGCGGGGCCGCAGGCGTCGCTGGGGATCCTGGcgttcgaggcggcggcggccatgtccAAGCTGCTGTCGCTGCACCGGTCGCTGTCGGACCAGGAGCTCTCCCGCCTGCGCTCCGACGCCATGCGCTCGCCGGGCGTCGCCTACCTCAACTCCACCGACCAGGCGTTCCTCCTCCGGCTGGCCTGCGCCGAGCTCGTCGTGTCgctggacgccgcggcggccgccgtcgcgcggcTCGGCCTGCGGTGCGGCCTCGACTTCGGCGGGGTGTACGCGTGCCTCAAGTCCGGCGCGCACGACGCGCGGCTGGACCTGCTCGTGGCCAAGGGGCTCAGGGTGAAGGCCAAGAAGATGGAGCGCCTCGTCGCGGCCACGGCCAAGCTCTGCTCCGAAATGGAGGCGCTCGACGAGCTGGAGTCCACCGAGCGGAAGATAAACGTCCGGGGATGGAACCGCCTCAGCGGGCCGATCCCGCAGAAcccacaggcggcggcggcggcggcagcggcagcggcagcggcgcagcagcagcaggccgggGACCCGCCCGGCGCGGAGTCGCTCCGGCAGGAGCTCAAGACGCAGCGGCTCAAGGTGAAGCGCCTTAAGGAGGAGTCCCTGTGGAACCAGAGCTACGAGAAGGCCATCGGCCTCATGGCGCGCGCCGCCTGCGCGGTGTTCGTCCGCATCTGCGCCATCTTCGGCCCGTTCGTGGccggcctcccgccgccgctgccggcggccaCCACGGACAGCGTCCAGACCCGGCTGTCGAAGCTGCTGCACCCGCGGTCGGGGAAGGCGAGGGCGTCGTCGGGTCCGATCACGCGTCGCGACGGCCCGTCCCGCGTCCACCCGCCGATGAGTAACTCGTGCCCGATCATCGGCCTGCGGCCGTCCGGCCAGAAATCCCCCACCGACTGGCGCAAGCTCCTGGACGCGCCGCCCGGCAccgtcggcggcgcggggctggACCAGCAGTACGCGAGCGTGATCGTGTCCGCGGAGGAGCTGCTGCGGATGGAGGCCGAGGGGCggcaggaggaggccggcgcggagCGCGCGGAGATGTACGAGATGCTCCCGGCGAAGctccgggcggcggtgcggTCGAAGCTGCGGGAGTGGTGGCGCGACCCGGGCCCGCTGGACGAGGGCCTGGCGCAGGGGtggaaggaggcggcggagcgcaTCATGGCGTGGCTGGGCCCGATGGCGCGCGACACGGCGCGGTGGCAGTCGGAGCGGAACATGGACCGGACGCGCCGGTTCGACGGCGGGCCGCGGGTGTACGCGCTGCAGACGCTGCAGTGGGCGGACAAGGAGAAGGCGGAGGCGGCCATCGTGGAGGTGCTCGTCGCGCTGAGCTGCATCTGCTGGTACGAGGAGCGCCGGCGAGGCTCCGTCCGCCACGGCTGA
- the LOC120710258 gene encoding uncharacterized protein LOC120710258 yields the protein MDMLEMLTVRFHFNGEFVNDGKILQYVGGSEQMSYIDRDKVSLPEVIGHLKDHCAVEEGTLLHWLFPGRELKSGLRALVDDKVCIEMAGVTSEGEVAEIYVESPTFLQESDNGSGRTSNYEDELGDMDVADEEDTEAEEPRRQIVVRKSCSREEIQKQLLALEVFYTSPSKKGKEKKEDVRGKKKAACPDSSTDSDYLPGDTCSSEDDEEAAEILKNYKEFKKKQKSGQRATLDDVVLEGAAHAFPVGFEGYDEGNETPYAGSSDDEDSLEEIGPNGELCRKEDGCIRYKKNGKPQFQLGMKFRSKKQFKKAIIRYGLAERKVINFIKDDPKRVRAKCDWRHCPWVCLLSNNSRSESWQIVTFEDYHTCPPRRDNRLVTGRRIAEKYEKFIITNPSWNFVSMKETVQEEMFANVSISKLKRAKALVMKKALDSMKEGMNGWPASDRLPLKAPGYVRMPGRPKKERRRDSTEGPKGTKMSKMGTVIRCSKCKQTGHNRSTCKKRSAAPSQSRTDQVLAQGSASHSEAGAEAAASHSVGAAQAPATQLGIPGGVSPQAIVPMPSTQGSYTSTSTTRIPPKAGTKKRKAPSDPSTSAKAIKTRASATVATGPGGSATINLVANVPRPQASSSATINISTGTASARVSASAPKSQAKPRKPKAPPVLFLPPWDSAKL from the exons ATGGACATGCTGGAAATGCTTACAGTTAGATTCCATTTCAACGGGGAGTTTGTGAATGATGGCAAGATTTTACAATATGTTGGAGGAAGTGAGCAAATGTCATATATCGACCGAGACAAAGTGTCCCTGCCAGAAGTCATTGGTCACCTAAAAGACCATTGTGCAGTTGAAGAAGGCACATTGCTTCATTGGTTATTCCCTGGCCGAGAATTGAAGAGTGGTCTTCGTGCTTTGGTTGATGATAAGGTGTGCATTGAAATGGCAGGTGTCACATCTGAAGGAGAGGTTGCAGAGATATATGTTGAAAGTCCAACGTTTTTACAGGAGTCAGATAATGGAAGTGGTAGAACAAGTAATTATGAGGATGAGCTTGGGGATATGGATGTGGCAGATGAAGAAGATACAGAGGCCGAAGAACCAAGAAGGCAAATAGTGGTAAGGAAGTCATGCAGTAGGGAGGAGATTCAGAAACAACTTTTGGCACTTGAGGTGTTTTACACCAGCCCAAgcaagaaaggaaaggaaaaaaaagaggatgTGAGAGGAAAGAAAAAGGCTGCATGTCCTGATTCTAGCACTGATAGTGATTACCTGCCTGGAGATACATGCTCATCAGAAGATGATGAAGAGGCTGCTGAGATATTGAAAAATTATAAAGAATTcaagaagaaacaaaaatcTGGGCAGAGGGCTACATTGGATGATGTGGTACTGGAAGGGGCAGCACATGCTTTTCCAGTTGGCTTTGAAGGATATGATGAAGGAAATGAAACCCCATATGCAGGTAGCAGTGATGATGAAGACTCTTTAGAAGAGATTGGACCTAATGGAGAGCTATGTAGGAAGGAAGATGGCTGCATTAGATACAAGAAGAATGGGAAGCCACAGTTTCAGTTAGGTATGAAGTTTAGAAGTAAGAAACAATTCAAAAAGGCAATTATTAGATATGGACTAGCTGAGAGAAAGGTAATAAATTTTATTAAGGATGACCCTAAGAGGGTTAGGGCAAAGTGTGACTGGAGGCATTGTCCATGGGTGTGTCTTTTGTCCAACAATTCTAGGAGTGAGAGCTGGCAGATTGTGACATTTGAAGACTATCACACTTGCCCCCCTAGAAGAGATAATAGGCTTGTGACAGGGAGAAGGATAGCAGAAAAATATGAGAAGTTCATTATTACTAATCCAAGTTGGAACTTTGTAAGTATGAAGGAGACTGTACAAGAAGAAATGTTTGCTAATGTTAGCATCTCAAAACTTAagagagctaaggctttggtcatgAAGAAGGCACTGGACTCTATGAAAG AAGGAATGAATGGATGGCCAGCATCTGATAGGCTCCCCCTTAAGGCTCCTGGTTATGTTAGGATGCCAGGAAGGCCAAAGAAGGAGAGGAGAAGGGATTCTACAGAAGGTCCAAAGGGCACAAAAATGTCTAAGATGGGCACGGTCATTAGGTGTTCAAAATGCAAGCAGACTGGTCACAACCGATCAACATGTAAGAAGAGATCTGCTGCACCCTCTCAAAGTCGTACTGATCAAGTTCTTGCCCAAGGCAGTGCATCTCACTCAGAAGCTGGTGCTGAAGCAGCTGCCTCTCACTCAGTTGGTGCTGCTCAAGCACCTGCAACTCAGTTAGGGATCCCAGGTGGTGTTAGTCCACAAGCCATTGTACCTATGCCAAGCACACAGGGAAGCTACACATCTACAAGTACAACAAGGATCCCACCAAAAGCAGGAACTAAGAAAAGAAAGGCTCCATCAGATCCATCTACAAGTGCTAAG GCCATCAAAACAAGAGCTAGTGCTACAGTGGCTACTGGACCTGGTGGATCAGCTACAATTAATCTGGTGGCCAATGTTCCAAGACCTCAAGCAAGTTCAAGTGCCACCATAAATATCTCCACAGGGACAGCTTCTGCCAGGGTCTCTGCAAGTGCACCAAAAAGCCAAGCCAAGCCtaggaagcctaaggcaccacCAGTTCTTTTCCTCCCTCCATGGGATTCTGCCAAGCTTTGA